The DNA segment TGCCaagttatcaaatatttaaagAGCAGTGAGATTTGAGCACAGTGAGATTTGAGCTGCAAATTCAGTGTACTTTTCGCCTTCCTctaataaacttattttttcttatatatggcATGAAATATGTCTGGATATTCGGTTTTAGAGATTAGTAACTGTTTagctatttataaaatttggttcTGCTTTTGGTTTGGTACGGATTGCAAAGTTGTGAAGTGGCTATTATCCAAGACAAAAAAAGCGGTTTTGATTTGGTTCCGACTTGATTTCAATGTTTCAGATAATATGGATAAAAAAATCAGATAATTTGAAATATTCAGATTAAATGTTGGTTAATTCAGATTGTTCAGATAAAAATTTCGGTTAATtcgaataattttaaatattttagatataaaaatattttgttaatttgagTTTAGGATAATTCGGCTTTTTAGGATATttggtattttaaaattttggtatctattCGCTTCTccgttcggtttcggtttgTCGGTTCCATAGTAAAGTATGTTCATATTATGAAATTTGGTTCAGTTTTTGTATTGATTCTGTATGATTTGGTTTTTCGGTGCccaatatgaaaataaaattcaagttgCAAATGTGAAAGCAGCTCAAAGACTGTTGACTTTGCAGATAATAACTGAGCAATATATCATTTTGCAGGTAAAGTGTGAATAAGTCACAGATAAAAGGTTCAAGAGAGATCGTGTGTCAAGCTACAGAGAAGATGGCTTCAGCTACTGTTGATGTTGGAATCGGACTGATGCTTAGCCTCCTAGAAAACGAAACCTTGTTGATGTCAGGAGTTCATAGCGAGATTGAGATGAAAAAGGAGGTGCTTATCATAAAGTCCTTTCTTGAGGACACCCATAAACAAGATGGGAATGGATCCACCATCACCACGGCAACAACAACTCAACTCTTTCCAACTTTTGCGGCAAACACAAAGGATGTGGCTTACCAAGTGTAAGACATCATCGATGAGTTTACCTATCACATCTATCATAATCGATGCTGCACAAAGCTTTGGCGTGCAGTTCATTTCCCCAAGTATATGTCGACTACACACTCCATAGCTCAGAAGCTAGAAAAGGTGAATGTCTTGATTCATTCCATTCTGAATCCATGAAAAGGTACATTCGTTCATAAACCTATCAAGGAGCATCATTGTCAACTGTTGTTGATGATTGTGGTACAAAGAAGTTGGAATCAGAGTGGAAACAAGTCTCAACTCTTTGAACTGAGAACTGATGAACAAAAAGAGCTCATGGTTGTTTGAAGCATCTTGTTGCTTAGCTTCAGTGACCTGTCATATCCTCTTAAACGTTGTTTCTTAAACTGTCCTATGTTCCTTGTGAACTATCAGGTGAAAAGAAAGAAGCTCGTTAGGATGTGGATGACACAATGGTTTGTGTAACCGATCAGAGGAGTGAAAACAGAGGAAGTGGCTGATGGTTATTTTGGACGACCCAAAGTGTTCAAGATGCATGATGTGATCAAGGAGATTGCTCTTTCTATATCCAAAGCCGAAAGATTATGTGGTGTATCTAATAACaacaatgatgatgatgatgcataAACAACTGAGAGTTACGGTATCGCCATTTATGCATTCAGAAAGAGATGAGGTCAGGTACCGTAAGTAGAACAAATCTTCCCTCTATTTTGGTTTGCACTAAATTTGAACTGCCTCCAATTCTGAGACTTCTAAGATCCTTAGACCTTGAAGGCTCTGGCATCAACAAGCTACCAGATTTTTGGTTAACTCTATTCAACTTAAAATACTTGAACTTGTCGAAAACCAAAGTGAAGGAACTCCTAAGAGACTTCCATAGACTCATCAACTTGGAGACATTGAACACTAAGCACTCTAAGGTTAATGAGCTTCCTCTAAGGATGTGGAAGCTATGGAAGTTGCGTTATCTGAATATTTTTTCATTGCAACTATGGACATGATTCCaactaaaactatattttaggTACAAGAGTTTCTCCGAATATCTGCTAGCTGAAGGATTTGCAAGCCATAGACTGCTTCAACGCATAAGCTAAGCTTATCAAAACGCTAGGGAACATGACTCAACTCAGGATAATAAGTCTTGTCATGATTAGAAGAGAACATCGAAGTGACTTATGCGAGTCACTTAATAAGATCAAAAGACTCAGATTTTTATCCCTAACATCTATTCATAAAGATAAACCGTTAGATATAGATGGACTGATAGCAAATTCTAGCATTGAGAAACTCTTTCTTACAGGGAAACCGGAAAGAATACCAAGTTGGTTTAGTAACCCTCAGAACGTTACTTATTTGGGCCAGCGCGGATCTCAGCTGCAAAAAAACGCCATTCATTATATCCAAACACTTCCTAAATTAGTGTGGCTTTCGCTTTACAATGCGCACATGGGGACTAGATTGTGTTTTGATGAAGGGTTTGAGAATCTGAAGATTCTGGATAAAGTCCAGATGCAGCATCTTACAGAAGTTGTGATAGAAGATGGTGTGATGTTTGGGCTACAAAAGCTTTATGTCAAAGCTCGTAGAGTGTTGGAGTCGGTGCAGAAAGGGATAGAGAATCTTGTGAACCTCCAAGAACTACATTTGAGTCATGTTTCTGATCAGCTAGTGGATTTGTGGGGAAGAGGGTGTAGTCAGGTCGAGGGTTAAACACATTCCTGCCATCAAGCATCATTTTAGAAATGAGAATGGCTCTTTTTATGTGAGCCTCTCGTCTTGAGTGGCTGGACAAGGTAGTTACTGGTGGTACATGTTTAGTAACTCCTCTTTCATAATATCGTTTTCTCATAATGAGCAAATTACATATCTACAATAACTAGTGAATTTTAAAATaggaattattttaaaatttgttatttaaagAACCGTGTataaaaggaaataaataaaataaaatatcaacatTTGACCATAAAAATTGTGCACCATTGATAAAGATTCAAAATTgatactctctccgtttttaataaattatggtttacagattttttttggctttaaatattataatacttccaacttttcaatataaaatttattaatttttatatgttatgACCATGTATTTTATAGTCTATTTTATTATCGGTTGAATTGTGTGTAGTTGAATAGATAACGATATAGTTgtctagaaaatataaaaagttaataattttaattttatataaaattttaagacgtcatctaattaaaaaaaggtgggaatatttttttattttgtcgtAAATTTGGAAGTCTCTTAACTGTGATTTTGTAATAAACATGAAACTTCGtgacaaaaattaataaaaataaaataaacatgaaaCTAAATTAAATATCCAGGGGATAAGAAGACGACAAAGACGTATAATCCAAAAAGACAGAAGAGTAGATTCGCTCGCTGTCAACAGATACGACAGCGTTTCATGGAATATTTATTTGACCGAATCATTCATCGTTCCGACAGTTATTCGCGAATCTTTGTCTGAACCAGACCGAACCATCACACACACACGGCCATCGACCCATTCTGTCCGAACAAACTTTTTTTCTATTAAAGTTTCGATTTTTTGAAGAATTACAAGAGAAGCAAGAAAAGAATCGTATAATTCATCTTTCCCTTCACTTTCGGCGCTTCATAAACAGGCTCACGCACATTCAAGAGACACCCAAGAGACAGAGAGATCAAGATCGTCTCTTCTGCTGGTGAAGagaccgagagagagagaaagaataCGATGCCGGAATTATCGCCGGCTAAACTAGAcagggcttcttcttcttcttcttcttcaagttcCGACCGTACTTCTGTGAAAATCGAGGAGATTGAAGGCGGTCGTTGTAGTGCCGTCGTTAATGGCTCTGAAGAAGTAGAGAGCAAACCAGATCCTCCTGTTGCCTCCATTGCCGACAACGCTGTGTCTGAATCTTCAGgtattgtttatttatcttaGTTTAGGCTAAAGGTCGATCCTTTATCAGATTTGGATCCATTCCCTTCTGGTTGGTGTGTGTGTTTTCAGGTGGTGGCAATAAAAGCTTTTCACGAGTATGGTCAATGCCAGTGGAGAGTTCTTCGAGTAGCGATATGgctgaatcatcatcatcatcattatcatcaccatcatcgtcCAAGCCTAAGTTAGTTAAATCAATGTCTGAGAGGCAGCAGATTCTTGCCGAGGATGCCGCTAAGATTTTCGATGACACAATCTCTGCAGGGAAGAAGGTACAACCGTCTATTTTAAATGTATGTATTTTGAAttaccttttttgtttttttaatgtttgtatTTTTTGCAGCTAAAATTGTTGAACCGTATAGCTACTGTGAAACATGATGGGTCAGTTGAGTTTGAAGTTCCAGCAGATGCTATCCCACAACCTATCCCTGTAGACCGTGAAGAAGAATCCTCCAGAAACGGTGTTTGCCCTGATGAGTCCATTGATGGGGTGGATCTTCAGTACATCCCTCATATGCAGATTGTGATGCTGATCGTTGGAACACGCGGAGACGTTCAGCCTTTTGTTGCAATAGCCAAACGCCTTCAGGTTGGTAGATATCTTACAAccttaaattttgaaaaagttCTGAACTTGAATTGTTTGAAAATGCAGGAGTATGGGCATAGAGTCAGGCTTGCAACTCATGCAAATTTTAAAGAGTTTGTTTTGACTGCTGGATTGGAGTTTTATCCTTTAGGTGGAGATCCAAAAGTGCTAGCTGAATGTATGTTATCTACCAAAACACTCCCCACTCTCTCTTCATATGTAGTGTTAATTCTCGAAGTGTGCACTAGTAAAAGGTCATATAGGATTAGGATGTTTTACTAAAGAGAAAAGTTAATCGGGTTTTGAGGCTGGTATAAATACGGGTTTAAAAGATTGTAAATTTATTCATTCACATAAATGGGTATTTGCCTCAATTCGTTTTCCTCTCTTTAAGTTATTTGATTTCTTCTAAAGTTAATTAGCTTTTGTTCACAACATGTAGCTTTAAACGGTTATCAGCAATTCACTGGTTTCTTTATTATGTTGTGTGTAGATATGGTTAAGAACAAAGGTTTTTTGCCATCAGGCCCTTCAGAGATTCAAATCCAACGAAAACAAATGAAGGACATCATAAATTCTCTACTTCCAGCATGTAAAGAGCCTGATCCAGATTCTGGGAACTCCTTTAAAGCTGATGCCATCATCGCCAACCCTCCAGCATATGGTTAATTTACTTTCAGAAACTCTTGAATTACTGACTACTTTTTTAACATCTGCAATGCCATAACTAACTTTGGGACTGGCCATTTCAGGACATACTCATGTGGCAGAGGCACTGAGGATACCGATTCATGTGTTTTTCACCATGCCATGGACGTAAGTCTTGTATTAGCAACAGATTCTGGCTGAAATGAATGTtaatttgttgttgttgtgaatCATTCACTATCTTTCAGGCCAACTAGTGAGTTTCCACACCCTTTGTCACGTGTCAAACAACCAGCAGGATACAGAGTGAGACTTGTTTACTCTCTGATTGGTTTGCTATAAAACTTGACTTCTTCTTTTAACATCGGCTTAACTCAATTTCAGCTTTCTTATCATATCGTTGATTCATTGATCTGGCTTGGAATAAGGGACATGATAAAGGACCTAAGGAAAAAGAAACTGAAGCTGCGTCCTGTTTCATATCTAAGTGGAACACAAGGCTCTGGCTCTAATATTCCACATGGATATATGTGGAGTCCTAATCTAGTCCCAAAGCCTAAAGGTAGTATAACTCATGAGCTTACTGATGAAATGattatgtttatttatgtttCTATGAATAGCAAGTTTAGTTTCATTACTTCTCAACTTTTTTTCAGACTGGGGGCCACAAATTGATGTAGTGGGATTTTGCTTCCTTGATCTTGCGTCAAACTATGAACCTCCTGCTGAGCTTGTGGAATGGCTAGAAGCTGGTGACAAACCTATATACATCGGCTTTGGTAGTCTTGTGAGTTTTCTCCACCTTCACCTGAATAGTTTTCCAGAGGTTCCACTTATTCTAAAAATTCTATCTATGGCTGTGTAAAATAATGTCTCTCCCGTTCTGTGTTTGTGTGTGGTGAAAGCCTGTACAAGAACCAGAGAAAATGACTGAGATAATTGTGGAAGCACTTCAAAGAACTAAACAGAGAGGAATCATCAACAAAGGATGGGGTGGCCTTGGGAACTGTATGTCTAAACCCTTTTTCTATTGGATGCTTGcttgttttttatattatttacaatatatatggTTGATGTGGCTTTAATACAGTGAAAGAACCCAAGGACTTCGTTTACTTGTTGGATAATGTCCCACATGACTGGTTATTCCCGAGATGCAAGGCAGTGGTATGCTTATAAGTAATCTGCCACTCCTCTTAGATTAGTCTTTGAACATGTCTCAAACTGTTATTCTTCTGCTTTCAGGTTCATCATGGGGGTGCTGGAACAACGGCTGCAGGGCTTAAAGCAGCGGTAAGTTTAATTTAAGTGGAAGCTATAAGAAGTATGCATCTTGAGATGGGACTTTAGTAGTTAATACTTAATACCATGTAAgtgtttttgcttttgtttgaaaCACACAGTGCCCAACAACTATTGTGCCTTTCTTTGGAGACCAACCTTTTTGGGGAGAACGAGTGCACGCTAGAGGAGTAGGTCCTGCACCAATCCCAGTTGACGAGTTCTCACTCCATAAGCTTGAAGATGCCATAAATTTTATGCTAGACGAGAAGGTGAATTAGTATACTTTGAGAATATTTAAATGATCATGGCAATGCCATTGGCCATTGGGTTAGTAAATGACACTGAGCATTTGATTGGGAGCAGGTGAAGAGCAGTGCGGAGACGTTAGCAAATGAGATGAAGGACGAGGATGGTGTGGCTGGAGCTGTGAAGGCCTTCTTCAAACATCTTCCGAGTACGCAACCGATTTCTCCAGATCATATCCCTGAACCGTCAGGATTGCTCTCTTTCAGAAGATGGTTTGCATGTTCGTAACTTTCTTGCTCTCCAAGAATCTCGTGTCTTCTCTTGTGCATTGCCACCTCTTGTATGCATGTGTTCTCTTCTTGTTCTTTGGTTTTGCAACAACTCACTTAGGCaaaatatattgtttgtttAACTACTTGGGAGTTTAATGTTTAGGTGATGCATATAGTTTTTGGCTTGTCATGAacaacaagaaaatgaaaacaaagcTGTTTATGTTTTGTGGGTTCGAATTCTAATATCATATGACACATGTGGCTCAGTGTTTTCATTTTCTGATGTTGaaaattaggggtgggcgttcgggtacccgttcgggttcgggtcgggtatttcggattttcgggtattttggtatagaggtctagaacccgttcgggtatttctgtacttcgggtcgggttcgggtatttttagttcggattcggttaattcggatcgggttcggatatttagattttgaaaaaaaaaattaaaattttcatttctcaagtttgttgtatttaaaaatataacttttagttaactaattttctatttttaatagattgaatggttaatagatttggacataacattttaaaactaaaaaggcattaatttagttttttttatgtaagtttttgttaatttttgaaataaaaaacttgacatgcattttaagtgattaacaaatcattttttccgtaattgtatgtatatcatatgaacttaaagtatgtgtagtatcaatataaatattttatataaaatgagatatataaactagaaatatatggttaattatacatatgttcggttatcttcgaatatccattcgggttcgggtattatccgttcgggttcgggtatccaatctctccttattcaatacccgttcgggtattttactacttcggttcggatttcggttcgggtttttcggatcgggttcgggtgccacttcggatatcgggtaaagtgcccacccctattgAAAATACATATcttttcttaagaaaaaaaaaacaatgattgCTCGCTTACCAAACACTGATTAGTTGATCATTGCATGACTATAACATTGTTATTTATTAGCGGTTAATT comes from the Brassica rapa cultivar Chiifu-401-42 chromosome A01, CAAS_Brap_v3.01, whole genome shotgun sequence genome and includes:
- the LOC103849542 gene encoding sterol 3-beta-glucosyltransferase UGT80A2 isoform X2 yields the protein MPELSPAKLDRASSSSSSSSSDRTSVKIEEIEGGRCSAVVNGSEEVESKPDPPVASIADNAVSESSGGGNKSFSRVWSMPVESSSSSDMAESSSSSLSSPSSSKPKLVKSMSERQQILAEDAAKIFDDTISAGKKLKLLNRIATVKHDGSVEFEVPADAIPQPIPVDREEESSRNGVCPDESIDGVDLQYIPHMQIVMLIVGTRGDVQPFVAIAKRLQEYGHRVRLATHANFKEFVLTAGLEFYPLGGDPKVLAECPSEIQIQRKQMKDIINSLLPACKEPDPDSGNSFKADAIIANPPAYGHTHVAEALRIPIHVFFTMPWTPTSEFPHPLSRVKQPAGYRLSYHIVDSLIWLGIRDMIKDLRKKKLKLRPVSYLSGTQGSGSNIPHGYMWSPNLVPKPKDWGPQIDVVGFCFLDLASNYEPPAELVEWLEAGDKPIYIGFGSLPVQEPEKMTEIIVEALQRTKQRGIINKGWGGLGNLKEPKDFVYLLDNVPHDWLFPRCKAVVHHGGAGTTAAGLKAACPTTIVPFFGDQPFWGERVHARGVGPAPIPVDEFSLHKLEDAINFMLDEKVKSSAETLANEMKDEDGVAGAVKAFFKHLPSTQPISPDHIPEPSGLLSFRRWFACS
- the LOC103849568 gene encoding LOW QUALITY PROTEIN: disease resistance protein RPM1 (The sequence of the model RefSeq protein was modified relative to this genomic sequence to represent the inferred CDS: inserted 4 bases in 3 codons; deleted 2 bases in 2 codons; substituted 8 bases at 8 genomic stop codons) is translated as MASATVDVGIGLMLSLLENETLLMSGVHSEIEMKKEVLIIKSFLEDTHKQDGNGSTITTATTTQLFPTFAANTKDVAYQVXDIIDEFTYHIYHNRCCTKLWRAVHFPKYMSTTHSIAQKLEKVNVLIHSXSESMKSVVDDCGTKKLESEWKQVSTLXTETDEQKELMVVXSILLLSFSDLSYPLKRCFLNCPMFLVNYQVKRKKLVRMWMTQWFVXPIRGVKTEEVADGYFGRPKVFKMHDVIKEIALSISKAERLCGVSNNNNDDDDAXTTESYGXRHLCIQKEMRSGTVSRTNLPSILVCTKFELPPILRLLRSLDLEGSGINKLPDFWLTLFNLKYLNLSKTKVKELLRDFHRLINLETLNTKHSKVNELPLRMWKLWKLRYLIFFHCNYGHDSNXNYILGTRVSPNICXLKDLQAIDCFNAXAKLIKTLGNMTQLRIISLVMIRREHRSDLCESLNKIKRLRFLSLTSIHKDKPLDIDGLIANSSIEKLFLTGKPERIPSWFSNPQNVTYLGQRGSQLQKNAIHYIQTLPKLVWLSLYNAHMGTRLCFDEGFENLKILDKVQMQHLTEVVIEDGVMFGLQKLYVKARRVLESVQKGIENLVNLQELHLSHVSDQLVXICGEEGVVRSRVKHIPAIKHHFRNENGSFYVSLSS
- the LOC103849542 gene encoding sterol 3-beta-glucosyltransferase UGT80A2 isoform X1 — encoded protein: MPELSPAKLDRASSSSSSSSSDRTSVKIEEIEGGRCSAVVNGSEEVESKPDPPVASIADNAVSESSGGGNKSFSRVWSMPVESSSSSDMAESSSSSLSSPSSSKPKLVKSMSERQQILAEDAAKIFDDTISAGKKLKLLNRIATVKHDGSVEFEVPADAIPQPIPVDREEESSRNGVCPDESIDGVDLQYIPHMQIVMLIVGTRGDVQPFVAIAKRLQEYGHRVRLATHANFKEFVLTAGLEFYPLGGDPKVLAEYMVKNKGFLPSGPSEIQIQRKQMKDIINSLLPACKEPDPDSGNSFKADAIIANPPAYGHTHVAEALRIPIHVFFTMPWTPTSEFPHPLSRVKQPAGYRLSYHIVDSLIWLGIRDMIKDLRKKKLKLRPVSYLSGTQGSGSNIPHGYMWSPNLVPKPKDWGPQIDVVGFCFLDLASNYEPPAELVEWLEAGDKPIYIGFGSLPVQEPEKMTEIIVEALQRTKQRGIINKGWGGLGNLKEPKDFVYLLDNVPHDWLFPRCKAVVHHGGAGTTAAGLKAACPTTIVPFFGDQPFWGERVHARGVGPAPIPVDEFSLHKLEDAINFMLDEKVKSSAETLANEMKDEDGVAGAVKAFFKHLPSTQPISPDHIPEPSGLLSFRRWFACS